In one window of Legionella fallonii LLAP-10 DNA:
- a CDS encoding peroxiredoxin, which yields MSVLVGRKAPDFTVAAVMGNGEIVDKFNLHEHLKGKYGLVFFYPLDFTFVCPSELIALDHRIDEFKSRNVEVVSVSIDSHFTHNAYRNTPVKSGGIGPVRYTMAADMNHSICQSYGIEHPVAGVAFRAAFIIDTNGMVRSQIVNDLPIGRNVDEILRTIDAVQFFEEHGEVCPAGWKKGDVGMKASPQGVAAYLAEHSDSL from the coding sequence ATGAGTGTATTAGTAGGACGTAAAGCGCCAGATTTTACTGTTGCTGCGGTAATGGGAAATGGTGAAATAGTTGACAAATTTAATTTGCATGAGCATTTAAAAGGTAAATATGGATTAGTTTTTTTCTATCCTTTAGATTTCACTTTTGTGTGTCCTTCAGAGTTAATTGCTCTTGATCATCGCATTGACGAATTTAAAAGTCGTAACGTTGAGGTGGTTTCTGTTTCTATTGATTCTCATTTTACTCATAATGCATACAGAAATACTCCGGTAAAAAGTGGTGGTATTGGCCCTGTTCGCTATACTATGGCTGCAGATATGAATCATAGTATTTGTCAATCTTATGGTATAGAACATCCTGTTGCCGGCGTTGCCTTCCGTGCGGCATTTATCATTGATACTAATGGTATGGTTCGTTCACAAATCGTTAATGACTTACCTATCGGCAGAAATGTAGACGAAATTCTCCGTACTATAGATGCGGTACAGTTCTTTGAAGAACATGGTGAAGTTTGTCCTGCTGGATGGAAGAAAGGCGATGTTGGGATGAAAGCCTCTCCTCAAGGTGTTGCCGCTTATTTAGCTGAGCATTCTGACTCTTTATAA
- the sodB gene encoding superoxide dismutase [Fe] gives MTFTLPPLPYAMDALSPHISKETLEYHYGKHHQAYVTNLNKLVPGTEFEGMNLEEIILKSKGGIFNNAAQIWNHTFYWHSLSPNGGGEPTGKVADAINQNFGSFAAFKEQFTQAAATTFGSGWAWLVQEDSGALKIISTSNAGTPMTEGLTALLTCDVWEHAYYIDYRNARPEYLNHFWSVVNWDFVAQNLK, from the coding sequence ATGACATTTACGTTACCGCCATTACCCTATGCAATGGATGCACTTAGCCCACATATATCCAAAGAAACATTAGAATATCATTATGGCAAACATCATCAGGCTTATGTCACTAATTTGAATAAACTAGTCCCAGGCACTGAATTTGAAGGAATGAATCTGGAAGAGATCATCCTCAAATCAAAAGGAGGTATATTCAATAACGCAGCTCAAATTTGGAATCATACTTTTTATTGGCACAGCCTTAGCCCTAATGGTGGTGGCGAGCCTACAGGTAAAGTGGCTGACGCTATTAATCAAAACTTTGGTTCTTTTGCTGCATTCAAAGAACAGTTTACTCAAGCGGCAGCCACTACTTTTGGTTCAGGTTGGGCGTGGTTAGTTCAAGAAGATTCCGGCGCGTTAAAAATTATTAGCACCAGTAATGCCGGTACCCCAATGACAGAAGGCTTGACGGCTTTATTGACCTGTGATGTTTGGGAGCACGCTTATTACATTGATTACCGCAACGCGAGACCCGAATACCTCAACCACTTCTGGTCAGTCGTCAATTGGGATTTTGTTGCTCAAAATTTGAAATAA
- the grxD gene encoding Grx4 family monothiol glutaredoxin, with the protein MDTLEKIKKQIAENAIILYMKGSPKMPQCGFSARAVQCIEACGVDFAYVDILANPDIRQMLPQVSDWPTFPQLYVKGELIGGSDIIAEMFQQGELEPMLRDAVAA; encoded by the coding sequence GTGGATACTTTAGAAAAAATTAAAAAGCAAATTGCTGAAAATGCGATCATCCTTTATATGAAGGGTAGCCCTAAGATGCCGCAATGTGGATTTTCAGCTCGTGCGGTACAATGCATAGAAGCTTGTGGAGTGGATTTTGCTTATGTAGATATTCTTGCTAATCCCGATATTCGCCAAATGCTCCCACAGGTATCAGATTGGCCTACTTTCCCTCAATTATATGTGAAAGGTGAATTGATTGGTGGTTCTGACATCATTGCTGAAATGTTTCAGCAAGGTGAATTAGAGCCCATGTTACGTGATGCGGTTGCAGCCTAA